In Amycolatopsis sp. FBCC-B4732, the genomic stretch GAGCTCAGCCCGAACAGCACCGCGAACACCGGGATCAGCGTGGGCGGCGGGATCGAGCGGAAGAACGCGAACAGCGGGCCGAGGTAGTCCATCCCCTTGGCGGACCGGCCGACCAGCACCCCGAGCGCCACGCCCACGACGGCCGCCAGCACCCAGCCGCCGAGCATCCGGCCGAGGCTGGGGAAGACGTTGTCGAAGACGGCGTCGGTGAGGAAGAGGTGCGACGCGGGACCGGTGAACCACAGCTTCGCGGCGGCGACCGCGATCTCCGTCGGCGGCGGGAAGAATTTGCTGCCGCCCGCGCGGGCGGCGAACTCCCAGCCGACGACCAGGATCGCGAAGAGCAGCCAGTTGCGGACGACGGCGGCGGCGCCCCGGGCGGCCCGGCGGCCCACCCGGCCGGAAAGAGTTGCCGCGGTCACGCGATCGCCTCCCGGTCGACGCTGCTCCAGCGGAACAGCCGCTTGCCCAGTTGTTCGAGCCCTTCGTTGATGAGGTAGCCGAGCACCCCGGCGACCACGGTACCGGCCAGGACCAGGTCGAACCGG encodes the following:
- a CDS encoding ABC transporter permease; the protein is MTAATLSGRVGRRAARGAAAVVRNWLLFAILVVGWEFAARAGGSKFFPPPTEIAVAAAKLWFTGPASHLFLTDAVFDNVFPSLGRMLGGWVLAAVVGVALGVLVGRSAKGMDYLGPLFAFFRSIPPPTLIPVFAVLFGLSSGMQIGSIIFGAIWPVLLNAVDGVRSVDQVKVETARSFRTPRRYWLGLVVLPAAAPKIFAGLRVSLSISLLLMVVSELIGAYNGIGRSLLNAQQDFDFPIMWSWLVLLGILGYVFNTIFLVAERRVLAWQPTRLGRD